Proteins encoded by one window of Roseibium sp. Sym1:
- a CDS encoding EAL domain-containing protein has protein sequence MAVIALSSATVLVFQFGRPLGEAVSLSLALMCTMILFHLLIGRARDRGAVNEAVDRLEERMADLDEDVGNLEGRLTGMEHSAPRRTRAEIDPLFAEVEVLGTLVKQMAEAMSDLEAKVEDQQALAPPPQAPSLPRYAPAAPHQPAPQQAYPSPRDWPPMQQHVEPAAQFAPPPEAARDQQDPYAVAPAPAHRGMSELDHRYGVHAPRQAAEQAHLSAYPHSGHYDGEPQGEQLAENAPQMSEDPVMMPAPEKPQPNMAMRELITSALNANRVELHLQPIVTLPQRQVKYYEAFTRLRDTQGNLIDAATFLPEAVLSGQIARIDNLLLFRSIQVVRRLTSRNRNAILFCNISSLSLVDETFFPGFLEFVKANQNFADVLVFEFSQDDVAEMGAMELESLSALYDLGFRFSIDRISDMKMDFNSLAGRGFKYGKLHADYLIGRREAKHGHIHPSDFGDLLHRYGMELITDHVETESQVLELLDYDVQLAQGTLFSPPRPVRAEVLQGAPAPGPRRSAAG, from the coding sequence ATGGCCGTGATTGCGCTGTCGTCGGCGACGGTGCTGGTGTTCCAGTTCGGCCGTCCCCTGGGCGAAGCCGTGTCCCTGTCCCTCGCACTCATGTGCACCATGATCCTGTTTCATCTTCTCATCGGCCGGGCACGTGACCGCGGCGCCGTCAACGAGGCGGTTGACCGGCTCGAGGAACGCATGGCGGACCTGGACGAGGATGTCGGCAATCTGGAAGGCCGCCTGACGGGCATGGAGCACTCCGCACCGCGCCGGACACGCGCGGAGATCGATCCGCTGTTCGCGGAGGTCGAGGTCCTGGGCACCCTGGTCAAGCAGATGGCCGAGGCCATGTCGGACCTGGAAGCGAAGGTCGAGGACCAGCAGGCGCTTGCGCCGCCGCCACAGGCTCCGAGCCTGCCGCGCTACGCACCGGCAGCGCCGCACCAGCCGGCTCCGCAACAGGCTTATCCGTCCCCCCGGGACTGGCCGCCGATGCAGCAGCATGTGGAGCCTGCCGCGCAGTTCGCACCGCCGCCGGAAGCAGCGCGGGACCAGCAGGACCCTTATGCGGTCGCGCCGGCTCCGGCACATCGCGGCATGAGCGAGCTTGACCACCGATATGGCGTGCACGCACCTCGGCAGGCTGCCGAACAGGCCCATCTCAGCGCTTATCCGCACTCCGGTCATTATGACGGAGAGCCCCAAGGTGAGCAGCTTGCGGAAAATGCGCCGCAAATGTCCGAAGACCCGGTCATGATGCCGGCGCCGGAAAAACCGCAGCCGAACATGGCCATGCGGGAGCTGATCACGTCCGCGCTCAATGCCAACCGGGTGGAACTGCACTTGCAGCCGATCGTGACGCTGCCGCAGCGCCAGGTGAAGTATTACGAGGCTTTCACGCGTCTGCGCGATACCCAGGGCAACCTGATCGACGCGGCGACGTTCCTGCCGGAAGCTGTCCTGTCCGGTCAGATCGCGCGCATAGACAACCTGTTGCTGTTCCGCTCGATCCAGGTCGTCCGCCGGCTGACCTCGCGCAACCGCAACGCCATCCTGTTCTGCAACATTTCGTCCTTGTCCCTGGTCGACGAAACCTTCTTCCCGGGCTTCCTGGAATTCGTCAAGGCCAACCAGAACTTTGCCGACGTGCTGGTGTTTGAATTCTCGCAGGATGATGTCGCCGAGATGGGGGCCATGGAACTGGAAAGCCTGAGCGCGCTCTACGATCTCGGTTTCCGCTTCTCCATCGACCGGATCTCGGACATGAAGATGGATTTCAATTCACTGGCCGGACGCGGGTTCAAATACGGCAAGCTCCATGCCGACTACTTGATCGGCCGCCGTGAAGCCAAGCATGGCCACATCCACCCGTCGGATTTTGGCGACCTGCTGCATCGCTACGGCATGGAACTCATCACCGATCACGTCGAAACGGAATCCCAGGTTCTCGAGCTGCTGGATTACGACGTGCAATTGGCGCAGGGAACCCTGTTCTCACCACCGCGGCCGGTGCGCGCCGAGGTGCTACAAGGTGCCCCGGCACCCGGGCCGAGACGGTCGGCGGCGGGCTGA
- the lspA gene encoding signal peptidase II → MTDTDKSGSSVAKRPLFWGRFSSFVLLVALAGLVLDQGTKVWLVHGYDLQLNGPVDLLPVLEIVLVWNRGISYGLFQQHSELGRWLLAGLTVAVTVGLWIWSARSTSRLVALALALVIGGALGNGIDRLWYGAVVDFVHFHAGTFSWYVFNLADVWIIAGVAGLLYDSFRNGPNSAAK, encoded by the coding sequence ATGACCGACACCGACAAGTCCGGTTCCTCCGTTGCGAAACGGCCCCTTTTCTGGGGCCGTTTCAGCAGCTTCGTGCTCCTGGTTGCCCTTGCCGGCCTGGTTCTGGACCAGGGCACCAAGGTGTGGCTCGTGCATGGATATGACCTTCAGCTGAACGGGCCGGTCGACCTTTTGCCGGTTCTCGAAATCGTGCTCGTCTGGAACAGGGGCATTTCCTACGGCCTCTTTCAGCAACACAGCGAGCTCGGCCGCTGGCTTCTCGCAGGTCTCACCGTGGCGGTGACCGTCGGACTTTGGATCTGGTCGGCCCGCAGCACCTCGCGGCTGGTTGCCCTCGCGCTGGCCCTGGTCATTGGCGGAGCACTCGGCAACGGCATCGACAGGCTCTGGTATGGCGCCGTGGTCGACTTCGTGCATTTCCACGCAGGCACCTTCTCCTGGTACGTGTTCAACCTGGCGGATGTGTGGATCATTGCGGGCGTGGCCGGTCTCCTGTATGACAGTTTTCGAAATGGTCCTAATTCAGCCGCAAAATAG
- a CDS encoding M16 family metallopeptidase, whose amino-acid sequence MAQAVEIQEVTSPGGIKAWLVEDHTVPLVALNFSFEGGSAQDPAGKEGLTRLLAATLDEGAGDLDSETFQARLEDLAVSISFSTGKDRFYGSLRTLTPTLQEASDLLALAVNQPRFDDTPVERMKAQLVTRARRNESDPDAIAGRSLANAMFGEHPYARPTLGTVGSLEQLTPADLENHQERLLARDGLTIGVVGAIDAETLAAILDKVFANLPERADLVPVAELAPSFGNTVSDDLAVPQTTILLGLPGLKRNDPDYQAAYVMNHILGGGTFTSWMYQEVREKRGLSYSTGTSLSPYAHTGLLIASAATKADRAGETVEVMLNQLQRMAEDGPREEELRAAKQYLTGSYALRFDSSGKIARQLVALQNADLGIDYFDRRNSEIEAITLADIQRVAKRLLAEKNPTIVTVGPKQG is encoded by the coding sequence ATGGCTCAGGCCGTCGAAATCCAGGAAGTGACCAGCCCCGGCGGCATCAAGGCCTGGCTGGTCGAGGATCACACCGTTCCCCTGGTCGCGCTGAACTTCTCCTTCGAGGGCGGCAGTGCCCAGGACCCCGCCGGCAAGGAAGGCCTGACCCGGCTCCTGGCCGCGACGCTCGACGAGGGCGCGGGCGACCTGGACTCCGAGACCTTCCAGGCCCGGCTCGAGGACCTTGCCGTGAGCATCAGCTTCAGCACCGGCAAGGACCGCTTCTACGGCAGCTTGCGCACGCTGACGCCGACCCTGCAGGAGGCCTCCGACCTGCTGGCGCTCGCGGTCAACCAACCGCGTTTCGACGACACGCCGGTTGAGCGGATGAAAGCCCAGCTGGTCACACGGGCACGGCGCAACGAGAGCGACCCGGACGCCATTGCCGGCCGGTCCCTGGCCAACGCCATGTTTGGAGAGCATCCCTATGCCCGGCCGACCCTGGGCACCGTCGGCTCGCTGGAGCAACTGACCCCGGCGGATCTGGAAAACCATCAGGAAAGGCTCCTTGCCCGGGACGGCCTGACAATCGGCGTGGTTGGCGCAATCGACGCCGAGACCCTCGCCGCGATCCTCGACAAGGTCTTTGCGAACCTGCCCGAGCGGGCCGATCTGGTCCCGGTTGCGGAACTGGCTCCCTCCTTCGGCAACACCGTCAGCGACGACCTGGCGGTTCCCCAGACCACAATCCTGCTGGGTCTGCCGGGACTGAAACGGAATGATCCGGATTATCAGGCCGCCTATGTCATGAACCACATTCTGGGCGGCGGCACCTTCACGTCCTGGATGTACCAGGAAGTGCGAGAGAAGCGCGGCCTGTCCTACAGCACGGGCACATCCCTGTCGCCTTATGCCCATACCGGCCTTTTGATAGCGTCCGCCGCCACCAAGGCGGACAGGGCCGGAGAGACGGTCGAGGTGATGCTCAACCAGTTGCAGCGCATGGCCGAGGACGGTCCGCGGGAAGAGGAGCTGCGTGCCGCCAAGCAGTATCTGACCGGATCCTACGCGCTGCGTTTCGACAGCTCCGGCAAGATCGCCCGGCAACTTGTCGCCCTGCAGAACGCGGATCTCGGCATCGACTATTTCGACCGCCGCAACAGCGAGATAGAGGCGATCACCCTGGCTGATATCCAAAGGGTCGCCAAACGTCTTCTGGCGGAGAAAAACCCGACCATCGTTACGGTCGGACCGAAGCAGGGTTGA
- the groES gene encoding co-chaperone GroES, whose translation MAFRPLHDRVVVRRVDSEEKTAGGIIIPDTAKEKPQEGEIIAVGTGARKDNGEIVALDVKAGDRVLFGKWSGTEVKIDGEDLLIMKESDIMGVIA comes from the coding sequence ATGGCATTTCGTCCACTGCACGACCGTGTCGTTGTTCGCCGCGTAGACTCTGAAGAGAAGACCGCAGGCGGCATCATCATTCCGGACACCGCTAAGGAAAAGCCGCAGGAAGGCGAGATCATCGCTGTCGGCACCGGCGCCCGCAAAGACAATGGCGAGATCGTAGCTCTCGATGTCAAGGCAGGCGATCGCGTCCTGTTCGGCAAGTGGTCCGGCACCGAAGTCAAGATCGACGGTGAAGACCTCCTGATCATGAAGGAATCCGACATCATGGGCGTGATCGCTTAA
- a CDS encoding sigma-54 dependent transcriptional regulator, whose translation MGSKEGKELPAIVRVLDASATEAARTSAVCAKLSAACTDPILYTESASCLQDLADKTTDLLIIDLETIGGDDALEAYAVRCPKAVIIAVSAKGSVSRAVGAMRAGAHDFLTKPFSLDALASKIMFQLQQRRPASAAAATAPPAPKEPSTLRQETASSRPQLNRQTGAGQNQLIGVSAQMRDIHDQIGRMAPSQAPVFITGESGTGKELCAHAVHTRSERRNNRFVTLNCAAIPRDLIESEIFGYVRGAFTGATDNRAGAAEQADGGTLFLDEIGEMDLLLQSKLLRFLQTGSFQRLGDTSTRKVDARIICATNRNPVTEISAGRFREDLYYRLHVLPVHLPPLRERRDDILPLAQAFLDRYSNEERRAFKGFDADAEARIITYPWPGNVRQLENTIRQIVVMNDGAAVTYDMLPLMIRDQSTRPNAIIDLSRERSRAAPPSRPFGTIEPLWAQERRIIEDALDAFDGNIAMAAAALEISPSTIYRKRQSWSSRSL comes from the coding sequence ATGGGGAGTAAAGAGGGCAAAGAATTGCCTGCAATCGTACGTGTGCTGGATGCGTCAGCGACTGAAGCCGCACGCACATCCGCGGTTTGTGCCAAACTTTCAGCGGCCTGCACGGACCCCATTCTCTACACGGAGTCGGCTTCCTGCCTCCAGGATCTGGCCGACAAGACCACCGACTTGCTGATCATTGACCTGGAAACCATTGGCGGTGACGACGCGCTGGAAGCCTACGCGGTGCGCTGTCCCAAGGCGGTCATCATAGCCGTTTCCGCGAAAGGATCGGTTTCACGGGCCGTTGGCGCGATGCGTGCCGGAGCACATGACTTTCTCACCAAGCCGTTCTCCCTGGACGCCTTGGCATCGAAGATCATGTTCCAGCTCCAGCAGCGCCGTCCGGCATCGGCGGCGGCCGCCACGGCTCCTCCTGCGCCGAAGGAGCCGTCAACGCTCCGGCAGGAGACCGCATCTTCCCGGCCGCAGCTGAACAGGCAGACCGGTGCCGGCCAGAACCAGCTCATCGGCGTCTCGGCGCAAATGCGGGACATTCACGACCAGATCGGACGCATGGCGCCCTCTCAGGCGCCGGTCTTCATCACCGGCGAATCCGGGACGGGCAAGGAACTGTGCGCCCACGCCGTGCACACCCGGTCCGAGCGGCGCAACAACCGCTTTGTGACCCTGAATTGCGCCGCCATCCCCCGGGACCTCATCGAAAGCGAAATCTTCGGTTACGTGCGCGGGGCCTTTACGGGCGCGACCGACAACCGCGCCGGCGCCGCGGAACAGGCCGATGGCGGCACGCTGTTTCTTGACGAGATCGGCGAGATGGACCTTCTGCTGCAGAGCAAGTTGCTGCGCTTCCTGCAGACCGGCAGCTTTCAACGGCTCGGCGACACCAGCACCCGCAAGGTCGATGCGCGCATTATCTGCGCCACCAACCGCAATCCGGTGACGGAAATTTCCGCGGGCCGGTTCCGCGAAGACCTTTATTACCGCCTCCACGTGCTGCCGGTCCACCTGCCACCGCTTCGGGAACGCCGCGACGACATCCTGCCGCTGGCGCAGGCTTTCCTCGACCGCTATTCGAACGAGGAACGGCGCGCCTTCAAGGGCTTCGACGCGGATGCCGAAGCCCGCATCATCACCTATCCATGGCCCGGCAACGTGCGTCAGCTCGAGAACACGATCAGGCAGATCGTCGTCATGAATGACGGCGCGGCTGTCACTTACGACATGTTGCCCCTGATGATCCGGGACCAGAGCACCCGTCCGAATGCCATCATCGACCTGTCGCGGGAAAGGTCGCGCGCGGCGCCTCCGAGCCGCCCGTTCGGCACGATCGAGCCGCTGTGGGCGCAAGAGCGGCGGATCATCGAGGACGCGCTCGATGCATTTGACGGCAATATCGCCATGGCGGCCGCCGCACTGGAGATCAGTCCGTCGACCATCTACCGCAAGCGCCAGTCCTGGTCCTCCCGCAGTCTTTGA
- the groL gene encoding chaperonin GroEL (60 kDa chaperone family; promotes refolding of misfolded polypeptides especially under stressful conditions; forms two stacked rings of heptamers to form a barrel-shaped 14mer; ends can be capped by GroES; misfolded proteins enter the barrel where they are refolded when GroES binds) — protein MSAKEVKFSSDARERMLRGVDTLANAVKVTLGPKGRNVVLDKAFGAPRITKDGVSVAKEIELEDKFENMGAQMVREVASKTNDIAGDGTTTATVLAQSIVKEGAKAVAAGMNPMDLKRGVDLAAAAAVKALEAASKPITTSAEVAQVGTISANGDEQVGKDIAEAMQKVGNEGVITVEEAKSLETELEVVEGMQFDRGYLSPYFVTNADKMLADLEKPYILLHEKKLSNLQAMLPILESVVQSSRPLLIIAEDVEGEALATLVVNKLRGGLKIAAVKAPGFGDRRKAMLEDIAILTGGTVISEDLGIKLENVTLDMLGTAEKVSITKETTTIVDGAGSKEDIDGRVGQIKAQIEETTSDYDREKLQERLAKLAGGVAVIRVGGATEIEVKEKKDRVDDALNATRAAVEEGIVPGGGTALLRAKKAVEALASDNADIAAGIKIVLRALEAPIRQIAENAGVEGSIVVGKIQESNDDTFGFNAQSEEFVNMIEAGIIDPTKVVRTALQDAASVAGLLITTEAMVAELPKKDSGPAMPGGDMGGMGGMGF, from the coding sequence ATGTCTGCTAAAGAAGTAAAATTCTCCTCCGACGCCCGCGAGCGCATGCTGCGTGGCGTGGACACCCTGGCAAATGCCGTCAAAGTGACCCTCGGCCCGAAAGGCCGTAACGTTGTCCTCGACAAGGCATTCGGCGCACCGCGTATCACCAAGGACGGTGTTTCCGTTGCCAAGGAAATCGAACTCGAAGACAAGTTCGAAAACATGGGCGCACAGATGGTGCGCGAAGTGGCTTCCAAGACCAACGACATCGCTGGCGACGGCACCACCACCGCAACCGTCCTGGCCCAGTCCATCGTCAAGGAAGGCGCCAAGGCTGTTGCCGCCGGCATGAACCCGATGGACCTGAAGCGCGGCGTTGATCTTGCTGCGGCTGCGGCCGTGAAGGCCCTGGAAGCTGCTTCCAAGCCGATCACCACCTCTGCCGAGGTTGCCCAGGTCGGCACGATCTCCGCCAATGGCGACGAGCAGGTCGGCAAGGACATTGCCGAAGCCATGCAGAAAGTCGGCAACGAAGGCGTGATCACCGTCGAGGAAGCCAAGTCCCTCGAGACCGAGCTGGAAGTCGTCGAAGGCATGCAGTTCGACCGCGGCTACCTGTCGCCTTACTTCGTCACCAACGCCGACAAGATGCTGGCTGACCTGGAAAAGCCGTACATCCTGCTGCACGAGAAGAAACTCTCCAACCTGCAGGCCATGCTGCCGATCCTGGAATCCGTCGTTCAGTCCTCCCGTCCGCTGCTGATCATTGCAGAAGACGTTGAAGGCGAAGCCCTGGCCACCCTCGTGGTCAACAAGCTGCGTGGCGGCCTGAAGATTGCTGCCGTCAAGGCTCCGGGCTTCGGCGACCGCCGCAAGGCCATGCTGGAAGACATCGCGATCCTGACCGGCGGCACCGTGATCTCCGAAGATCTCGGCATCAAGCTGGAAAACGTGACGCTCGACATGCTCGGCACCGCCGAGAAGGTGTCCATCACCAAGGAAACCACCACCATCGTTGACGGTGCCGGTTCCAAGGAAGACATCGACGGTCGCGTCGGCCAGATCAAGGCCCAGATCGAGGAAACCACTTCCGATTACGACCGTGAGAAGCTCCAGGAGCGTCTTGCAAAACTCGCAGGCGGCGTTGCCGTGATCCGCGTTGGCGGTGCGACCGAAATCGAAGTGAAAGAGAAGAAAGACCGCGTCGACGACGCCCTGAACGCAACCCGCGCTGCCGTCGAAGAAGGCATCGTCCCGGGTGGCGGCACGGCTCTGCTGCGTGCGAAGAAGGCTGTCGAAGCGCTTGCTTCCGATAACGCCGACATCGCAGCCGGCATCAAGATCGTCCTGCGCGCTCTGGAAGCTCCGATCCGTCAGATCGCAGAAAACGCCGGTGTCGAAGGCTCCATCGTGGTCGGCAAGATCCAGGAAAGCAACGACGACACCTTCGGCTTCAACGCTCAGAGCGAAGAATTCGTCAACATGATCGAAGCCGGCATCATCGACCCGACCAAGGTTGTGCGCACGGCTCTGCAGGACGCGGCTTCTGTCGCCGGCCTGCTGATCACCACCGAAGCCATGGTTGCCGAACTGCCGAAGAAGGACTCCGGTCCGGCCATGCCGGGTGGCGACATGGGCGGTATGGGCGGCATGGGCTTCTAA
- a CDS encoding M16 family metallopeptidase, which translates to MSGVALVKPTAAFAKAGPSADIRIAPNLESFTLENGLQVVVIPDRRAPVVTHMIWYKVGSADEPEGQSGVAHFLEHLMFKGTTDYPDGIFSKMVAERGGQENAFTSTDYTAYFQRVAKEHLPLMMKLEADRMEHLVLTEDVVAPERDVVLEERRMRVDSEPGSRLREALNAITFVNHPYGSPVIGWESEIEALNKDSALAFYDRFYTPNNAVLVVAGDVDVDDVRRIATETYGKVPRRAEPGVRVRPAEPPLSGERRIAVSDPRVRQESLSQTWIVPSQSTGTGQTPEALDVLAYILGEGPSSRLHKSLVLEKEAALGAGAYYQGNALDDGRFGVYASPRPGHTLEDMERLISEEIETLLKTGVTEEEVERAKNSMVAGAIYAQDNQSGLARLFGSALTTGLTIEDVQTWPAQVSRVTPDDVLDAARAYLEGRPVTGELRVAPPNVPDAAQTSAEKLKDKS; encoded by the coding sequence ATGAGCGGCGTCGCTCTGGTCAAACCGACGGCCGCATTTGCCAAGGCCGGCCCTTCGGCGGATATCCGCATTGCACCCAACCTGGAAAGCTTCACGCTCGAGAACGGGCTTCAGGTGGTCGTCATCCCGGATCGCAGGGCTCCGGTCGTCACGCACATGATCTGGTACAAGGTCGGATCGGCGGACGAGCCGGAGGGCCAGTCGGGTGTCGCCCATTTCCTCGAGCACCTGATGTTCAAGGGAACGACCGACTATCCCGACGGCATCTTCTCCAAGATGGTTGCCGAACGCGGCGGACAGGAAAACGCCTTCACCAGCACGGACTACACCGCCTATTTTCAGCGGGTGGCGAAGGAACACCTGCCGCTGATGATGAAACTGGAAGCCGACCGGATGGAACACCTGGTGCTGACCGAGGACGTCGTGGCACCGGAGCGCGACGTGGTGCTTGAAGAGCGGCGCATGCGCGTGGACAGCGAGCCCGGTTCCCGCCTGCGGGAAGCCCTCAATGCGATCACCTTCGTCAACCACCCCTACGGATCGCCGGTCATCGGCTGGGAAAGTGAAATCGAGGCCTTGAACAAGGACTCCGCCCTCGCATTCTATGACCGGTTCTATACCCCCAACAACGCGGTTCTCGTTGTCGCCGGCGACGTCGATGTGGACGACGTCCGCCGCATAGCGACGGAAACCTACGGCAAGGTACCGCGGCGCGCCGAGCCAGGTGTACGCGTTCGCCCTGCCGAGCCCCCCTTGTCCGGCGAACGCCGCATCGCCGTCAGCGATCCGCGCGTTCGTCAGGAGTCCCTTTCCCAGACCTGGATCGTGCCGAGCCAGTCGACCGGTACGGGCCAGACACCCGAGGCTCTCGACGTGCTGGCCTATATTCTCGGTGAAGGCCCTTCGAGCCGGCTGCACAAGTCACTTGTCCTTGAAAAGGAAGCGGCGCTTGGAGCCGGTGCCTACTACCAGGGCAACGCACTCGATGACGGCCGTTTCGGCGTCTACGCCTCGCCGCGTCCCGGCCACACGCTGGAAGACATGGAACGTCTCATTTCCGAGGAAATCGAAACCCTGTTGAAGACGGGCGTTACCGAGGAGGAGGTCGAACGGGCCAAGAACTCCATGGTCGCCGGCGCGATCTATGCGCAGGACAACCAGTCCGGGCTGGCCCGCCTTTTCGGCAGCGCGCTGACAACCGGGCTGACGATCGAAGACGTCCAGACCTGGCCGGCACAGGTCAGCCGGGTCACGCCCGACGATGTCCTTGACGCGGCGCGGGCCTATCTGGAAGGCCGCCCTGTCACCGGTGAGCTGCGCGTGGCTCCGCCAAACGTTCCCGACGCCGCCCAGACCAGCGCCGAAAAATTGAAGGACAAGTCCTGA